The Syngnathus typhle isolate RoL2023-S1 ecotype Sweden linkage group LG11, RoL_Styp_1.0, whole genome shotgun sequence genome contains a region encoding:
- the mdm4 gene encoding protein Mdm4 — translation MEQINGVKVILVNSELKMSSLSAQASASGTPCKALPGEGNQVQPKAPLLQILRIAGAQEDVFTLKEVMHYLGQYIMGKQLYDKQRQHIVHCQDDPLGELLEVESFSVKNPSPVYEMLKKYVVILGSTDAAENLSVGHECVEGGVEDRGQMLVKAGPEAAGERPPLLTCSQRRPRDPDDDSLEGLPHTACKRPKLDVSLDDWDLSGLPWWFLGNLRSNYSRRSNGSTDIHTNQEEDTAIVSDTTEDLWFLTEGESEQVSVEMKEAALEERSAGEGDAQLVEEDGGEKEKMDREMQEEPDEDSQCLSDDTDTEISTQDAWQCSECRKYNSPLQRYCVRCWALRKNWYKDVPRLAHSLSVPDIPAFSSLSAHREDEDSDAGIDVPDCSRTVSDPVILPSHATADRPLPHATTARRPSGHRDEQASGGESQESLGMEVECPPEALLEPCKLCGVRPRNGNIIHGRTAHLLTCFPCARRLHKFQAPCPGCGKIIQKVVKIFVV, via the exons ATGGAGCAAATTAACGGCGTTAAAGTGATACTAGTTAATTCTG AGTTGAAGATGAGCTCCCTATCAGCCCAGGCCTCCGCCTCAGGCACGCCATGCAAGGCATTGCCTGGAGAAGGAAATCAG GTCCAACCCAAGGCCCCACTCTTGCAAATACTGCGCATTGCCGGAGCCCAGGAGGATGTCTTCACACTCAAAGAG GTAATGCACTACTTGGGCCAGTACATTATGGGAAAGCAGCTCTATGACAAACAGAGGCAGCACATTGTTCACTGCCAGGATGACCCTTTGGGAGAGCTACTTGAAGTGGAGAGCTTCTCTGTCAAGAACCCAAG CCCGGTGTATGAAATGCTCAAAAAATACGTCGTCATACTTGGTAGTACTG ACGCTGCAGAGAATCTTTCTGTGGGCCATGAGTGTGTAGAGGGCGGAGTGGAAGATCGTGGTCAG aTGTTGGTCAAAGCAGGACCAGAGGCTGCCGGTGAAAGGCCTCCCCTGCTGACCTGTTCCCAGAGAAGACCTCGAGATCCCGATGATG ACTCCCTTGAAGGTTTGCCACACACTGCCTGCAAACGACCCAAATTAGATGTCAGTCTTGATGACTGGGACCTCTCTGGCTTGCCCTGGTGGTTTTTGGGCAATCTCCGCAGCAACTACAGCCGCAGGAGCAATGGCTCCACTGATATTCACACCAACCAA GAGGAGGACACAGCCATTGTGTCGGACACCACAGAGGACCTGTGGTTCCTGACGGAAGGCGAGAGTGAGCAAGTGAGTGTGGAGATGAAGGAGGCCGCGCTGGAGGAGAGAAGCGCAGGAGAAGGAGATGCTCAGCTTGTTGAGGAGGATGGGGGAGAAAAAGAGAAGATGGATAGAGAG ATGCAGGAGGAGCCAGATGAAGACTCTCAGTGTCTCAGTGATGACACAGACACCGAGATCTCCACACAG GATGCGTGGCAGTGCAGCGAATGCAGGAAGTACAACTCCCCCCTGCAGAGGTACTGCGTCCGCTGCTGGGCCCTGCGCAAGAACTGGTACAAAGACGTGCCCCGACTTGCCCACTCCCTTTCCGTCCCCGACATTCCGGCGTTCAGCTCCCTGAGCGCGCACCGGGAGGACGAGGACAGCGACGCGGGTATCGACGTCCCCGACTGCAGCCGCACCGTTTCCGACCCGGTCATTCTGCCCTCCCATGCCACGGCTGACAGACCGCTGCCACACGCCACGACGGCCCGACGCCCTTCCGGCCACAGGGACGAGCAGGCATCAGGGGGGGAGAGTCAGGAGAGTCTGGGCATGGAGGTGGAATGCCCCCCGGAGGCCCTGCTGGAGCCGTGCAAGCTGTGTGGGGTTAGACCTCGCAATGGCAACATAATCCACGGACGCACGGCCCACCTCCTCACCTGCTTCCCATGTGCCAGGAGGCTCCATAAGTTCCAGGCTCCTTGCCCGGGATGCGGAAAGATTATCCAGAAAGTCGTCAAGATATTTGTCGTGTAG
- the myog gene encoding myogenin, whose translation MELFETNPYFFPDQRFYEGGDNYFPTRLPGAYDQAGFQDKNSVMGLCGTLSGGVGVIQTEEKPSPSGLSSHSEPHCPGQCLPWACKLCKRKTVTMDRRRAATLREKRRLKKVNEAFEALKRSTLMNPNQRLPKVEILRSAIQYIERLQALVSSFNQQDTEMGHYRAGQNQPRVSSSSEPSSGSTCCSSPEWSSTPEQCTQSYSSEDLLSAADSPEQATIQTLSSIVEGMAAANAAVTFPMDIPK comes from the exons ATGGAGCTTTTCGAGACCAACCCGTACTTCTTCCCAGACCAACGCTTTTACGAAGGAGGAGACAACTACTTCCCCACTCGTCTGCCCGGGGCGTACGACCAAGCCGGCTTCCAGGACAAGAATTCCGTCATGGGCTTGTGCGGGACTCTCTCCGGGGGCGTCGGGGTGATTCAAACGGAGGAAAAACCTTCACCGTCCGGCCTGTCGTCCCATTCCGAGCCCCACTGCCCGGGTCAGTGCCTGCCGTGGGCCTGTAAGCTGTGCAAACGGAAGACGGTGACCATGGACCGCAGGAGAGCGGCCACGCTGAGGGAAAAGAGACGCCTGAAGAAGGTCAACGAGGCTTTTGAAGCTCTGAAGAGGAGCACCCTGATGAACCCCAACCAGAGGCTGCCCAAAGTGGAGATTTTGAGGAGTGCCATTCAGTACATTGAAAGGCTTCAGGCCCTGGTGTCCTCCTTCAACCAGCAGGACACCGAGATGGGGCACTATCGGGCCGGACAGAACCAGCCTCGA gtGTCGTCGTCAAGCGAACCCAGTTCGGGCAGCACCTGCTGCAGTAGCCCCGAATGGAGCAGCACCCCGGAGCAGTGCACGCAAAGCTACAGCAGCGAGG ATCTTCTGAGTGCTGCCGATTCTCCCGAGCAGGCCACCATTCAGACCCTGAGCTCCATTGTGGAGGGCATGGCCGCAGCAAACGCGGCAGTGACCTTTCCTATGGACATTCCCAAATAA